In Flagellatimonas centrodinii, a single window of DNA contains:
- a CDS encoding L,D-transpeptidase family protein: protein MRWPFGPVAHIRQQGAARHRCRAETRGRLARRARFALTMILGIGTAGAEVPAVTPTPEQALTGVVQALRAGQQQDALAQLQALTVREPTFRIAQLLYGDLLAARAGRDITVPLRDGDDSTLQALAEEVQLRLSAEANAPGADTVPNAVIALNPAHRHLVTVDLTRARLYLLEQSGDSLELRYHHYAAIGRNGTRKESEGDLRTPVGIYRITDWIDDRVLPELYGAGALPVSYPNPWDRFHGRTGHGIWLHGVPRDTYTRAPRSSEGCVTMANDDLRALRPRVQLGETPVVFSDELSWRSVSEQAAERDAWLARLGRWRERWSAVDTEGYLAFYHPDFTAPGLDRDAFADHKRRVNASKTFIDIEMEAPDIFHYPGTDTPTVMARFRMRYRSNNFQSESIKQQFWRQDAAGEWKIFREETPSS, encoded by the coding sequence ATGCGCTGGCCTTTCGGCCCGGTTGCCCACATCCGGCAACAGGGCGCTGCCCGCCACCGCTGCCGCGCTGAAACCCGGGGTCGACTGGCCCGTCGGGCCCGCTTCGCGCTGACGATGATCCTCGGTATCGGCACGGCCGGCGCCGAGGTGCCGGCGGTCACCCCGACGCCCGAGCAGGCACTGACCGGCGTGGTGCAGGCCTTACGGGCCGGCCAGCAGCAGGATGCGTTGGCACAGCTGCAGGCCTTGACCGTGCGTGAACCCACGTTCCGCATTGCCCAGCTGCTGTACGGCGACCTGTTGGCGGCACGCGCCGGGCGCGACATCACGGTGCCCCTGCGTGACGGCGACGACAGCACGCTGCAGGCGCTGGCGGAAGAGGTCCAGTTGCGGCTGTCGGCGGAGGCCAACGCGCCCGGCGCGGATACCGTGCCCAACGCTGTGATCGCGCTCAACCCCGCACATCGTCACCTGGTCACGGTCGACCTCACGCGCGCCCGGCTCTACCTGCTGGAACAGTCCGGGGACAGCCTCGAGCTGCGGTACCACCACTACGCCGCCATCGGCCGCAACGGCACCCGCAAGGAATCCGAGGGCGACCTGCGGACGCCGGTGGGGATCTATCGCATCACTGACTGGATCGATGACCGCGTGCTGCCCGAGCTCTACGGCGCCGGCGCACTGCCGGTGAGTTATCCCAACCCCTGGGACCGCTTTCATGGACGCACCGGCCACGGCATCTGGCTGCACGGTGTGCCGCGTGACACCTACACCCGCGCCCCACGGTCATCGGAGGGCTGCGTGACCATGGCCAACGACGACCTGCGGGCGCTGCGACCGCGCGTCCAGCTGGGGGAAACCCCGGTGGTGTTCAGCGACGAGCTGTCGTGGCGCTCTGTCAGCGAGCAGGCAGCGGAGCGCGACGCCTGGCTGGCGCGCCTGGGACGCTGGCGCGAGCGCTGGTCGGCCGTCGACACCGAAGGCTACCTCGCCTTCTATCACCCGGACTTCACCGCCCCTGGCCTGGACCGGGATGCATTTGCCGACCACAAGCGTCGGGTCAATGCCAGCAAGACCTTCATCGACATCGAAATGGAAGCGCCGGACATCTTCCACTACCCCGGCACCGACACGCCGACCGTGATGGCGCGATTCCGCATGCGCTACCGCTCCAACAACTTCCAGTCGGAAAGCATCAAGCAGCAGTTCTGGCGCCAGGATGCCGCGGGCGAATGGAAGATCTTCCGCGAGGAAACCCCCAGCAGCTGA
- a CDS encoding glycosyltransferase family 2 protein, with protein MTTPSDSTPVSIVLIARDASRTLARCLDSTQGFDDVLLMDTGSADDTLTIARRYSHLRVVEGPFVNFSDARNRAAAMARHPWICPLDTDEWLSPPLVAALQSFRPASARHVHAFWRINWFAGRRLRSALGREWIRRVYHRDHIHFVGAVHERLLLMDDQWPPVAALPGAVEHDPYADVGHLFQKRWFYARPDLRAGLKPGGPLKAMLRGGWRFLRGWLFKGGVIDGWRGFALAAADAYGVFLKYLWAYDAARRDSSDRIKGA; from the coding sequence ATGACCACCCCCTCCGACAGCACCCCGGTGAGCATCGTGCTGATTGCACGCGATGCCTCACGCACGCTGGCGCGCTGCCTCGACAGCACGCAGGGCTTCGATGACGTGCTGCTGATGGATACGGGCTCTGCCGATGACACCCTGACGATAGCGCGCCGGTACTCGCACCTGCGGGTTGTCGAGGGTCCGTTCGTCAACTTCTCGGACGCCCGCAATCGCGCGGCAGCCATGGCGCGACATCCCTGGATCTGCCCCCTGGATACCGACGAGTGGCTGTCGCCACCGCTCGTCGCTGCACTGCAGTCCTTCCGGCCGGCGTCCGCCCGCCATGTCCACGCCTTCTGGCGGATCAACTGGTTTGCCGGCCGGCGCCTGCGCAGTGCGCTGGGGCGGGAGTGGATACGGCGGGTCTACCACCGCGATCACATCCACTTCGTCGGCGCGGTGCACGAGCGACTGCTGTTGATGGACGACCAGTGGCCGCCGGTCGCGGCCCTGCCCGGGGCGGTGGAACACGATCCCTATGCCGATGTTGGTCATCTGTTCCAGAAGCGGTGGTTCTATGCACGCCCCGACCTGCGTGCCGGGCTCAAGCCCGGCGGCCCACTCAAGGCCATGCTGCGGGGTGGCTGGCGGTTCCTGCGCGGCTGGCTGTTCAAGGGCGGGGTGATCGATGGCTGGCGCGGCTTCGCGCTGGCCGCCGCGGATGCCTACGGCGTCTTCCTGAAATATCTGTGGGCCTACGACGCCGCCCGACGCGATAGTTCTGACCGTATCAAGGGGGCGTAA
- a CDS encoding heme NO-binding domain-containing protein, with translation MEDLPRGNPQQLTGVGIQPTETVAPGRADRHRSGCSQLRISMHGLLFCQLERFVVARHGRPTWTVLLGRAGLPGQHYRPDAVYEDAEMHQLVNAAAALLDQPAEDIQEAFGVFLAPQLLQLHTDLIQPQWRTLDLLLHTETLIHGAVRQRDPRAEPPRLEILQTGPQRLQLNYRSPRNLSATARGIIHGLAAHYGDGVQITERLDADQHHQMIIDIQPAAAA, from the coding sequence ATGGAAGATCTTCCGCGAGGAAACCCCCAGCAGCTGACGGGCGTCGGCATCCAGCCGACGGAGACGGTTGCACCCGGCCGGGCAGACCGGCACCGTAGCGGATGCTCACAGCTCCGCATCTCCATGCACGGCCTCCTGTTCTGCCAGCTTGAACGCTTTGTTGTCGCTCGCCATGGCCGCCCGACATGGACCGTGCTGCTGGGCCGGGCCGGGCTGCCCGGCCAGCACTATCGTCCGGACGCGGTCTACGAGGATGCCGAGATGCATCAGCTGGTGAATGCGGCGGCAGCACTGCTGGACCAACCGGCCGAGGACATCCAGGAGGCCTTCGGGGTCTTCCTCGCGCCTCAGCTGCTGCAGCTGCACACCGATCTGATCCAGCCGCAGTGGCGCACCCTGGATCTGTTGCTGCATACCGAAACGCTGATCCATGGCGCTGTCCGGCAACGCGATCCACGCGCCGAACCGCCGCGGCTGGAGATCCTGCAGACCGGCCCACAGCGCCTGCAGCTCAACTATCGGTCACCGCGGAACTTGTCGGCCACTGCCCGCGGCATCATTCACGGTCTGGCCGCCCACTACGGCGACGGCGTGCAGATCACCGAGCGGCTCGACGCCGATCAACACCATCAGATGATCATCGACATTCAGCCTGCCGCAGCCGCCTGA
- the waaA gene encoding lipid IV(A) 3-deoxy-D-manno-octulosonic acid transferase, with protein MRVIYICLLYAIGPFLWLSLWWRGQRLPAYRHRRFERFGHVRVAPVGVAVWVHAVSVGETMAALPLIRALVARHGHGRVFVTSGTPTGSERVQVALGDQVQHSYAPYDLPHVVQRFLDRLQPQQVVVMETELWPCLFRQLRRRGIPLVIANARLSPRSVRGYGRVRGFAASVLGDITLVAAQSDADADRFRQLGASRVATLGNLKFDVEPDATQVAAGRADRARWGDVPVWVAASTHEGEDAKVLAAHRHLRAQLPGAVLILVPRHPQRFQRVAERIAAQGWQLQTRSAGGPTAQVPEVLLGDSMGEMWHYLAMADVAFVAGSFAPIGGHNVLEPAVLGLPVLFGPHMHNFRPAADLLTAAGGGIEVADETALAARLVELLPDAGRRQQAGAAALAALQPSRGALAAHLRALCPPAPEPAHG; from the coding sequence ATGCGTGTGATCTATATCTGTCTGCTCTACGCGATCGGGCCCTTCCTGTGGCTGTCGCTGTGGTGGCGCGGCCAACGGCTACCCGCCTATCGCCACCGTCGGTTCGAGCGTTTTGGTCATGTCCGGGTGGCGCCGGTCGGTGTGGCGGTCTGGGTGCACGCCGTCAGCGTCGGCGAAACCATGGCGGCACTGCCGCTGATCCGGGCGTTGGTGGCGCGGCACGGCCACGGCCGGGTCTTCGTCACCAGTGGCACACCCACCGGCAGCGAACGGGTGCAGGTGGCGCTGGGCGACCAGGTGCAGCACAGCTACGCGCCCTACGACCTGCCGCATGTCGTGCAGCGGTTTCTCGACCGACTGCAGCCACAGCAGGTGGTGGTGATGGAAACCGAGCTGTGGCCGTGCCTGTTTCGGCAGCTGCGGCGGCGCGGTATTCCGCTGGTGATCGCCAATGCCCGGCTGTCGCCCCGGTCGGTCCGGGGGTACGGCCGGGTCCGCGGCTTTGCCGCCTCGGTGCTCGGCGACATCACCCTGGTGGCCGCCCAGAGCGATGCCGATGCCGATCGCTTCCGTCAGTTGGGCGCCTCGCGGGTAGCGACCCTGGGCAACCTCAAATTTGACGTCGAGCCGGATGCCACGCAGGTCGCCGCCGGCCGTGCCGACCGTGCCCGCTGGGGTGACGTGCCGGTATGGGTGGCGGCCAGTACCCACGAGGGGGAAGACGCGAAAGTGCTCGCCGCCCATCGCCACCTTCGTGCGCAGCTGCCGGGCGCGGTGCTGATCCTGGTGCCCCGCCACCCGCAGCGGTTCCAGCGGGTGGCCGAACGGATCGCCGCGCAGGGTTGGCAGCTGCAGACCCGCAGCGCCGGGGGGCCGACCGCGCAAGTGCCGGAGGTGCTGCTCGGCGACAGCATGGGGGAGATGTGGCATTACCTGGCGATGGCGGACGTGGCCTTCGTCGCCGGCTCATTTGCGCCCATCGGTGGCCACAATGTGCTGGAACCGGCGGTGCTCGGCCTGCCGGTGCTGTTTGGGCCGCACATGCACAATTTTCGCCCCGCAGCTGACCTGCTGACGGCAGCCGGCGGTGGCATCGAGGTGGCCGACGAAACGGCACTTGCGGCACGTCTGGTCGAGCTGTTGCCGGATGCGGGGCGCCGCCAGCAGGCCGGCGCAGCGGCGCTGGCCGCGCTCCAGCCCAGTCGCGGTGCGCTTGCCGCCCATCTCAGGGCGCTCTGCCCGCCTGCCCCGGAGCCCGCCCATGGTTGA
- a CDS encoding SufE family protein — translation MSLQDIADTFDMLGDWEERYRYLLDLGKQLEPFPEPEKTDDSIVRGCMSQVWMDHRVENGRLHFRGDSDAHIVRGLIALLFALVQDRRPQEILDTDIRKAFADLGLENHISMNRRNGFYAMSERIRAAAQAAAAG, via the coding sequence ATGAGCCTACAAGACATCGCTGACACCTTCGACATGCTCGGGGACTGGGAGGAGCGGTATCGCTACCTGCTCGATCTCGGCAAGCAGCTGGAACCGTTCCCCGAGCCCGAAAAGACCGACGACAGCATCGTGCGCGGGTGCATGAGCCAGGTGTGGATGGATCATCGGGTCGAGAATGGCCGGCTGCACTTTCGCGGCGATTCCGATGCGCACATCGTCCGTGGGCTGATCGCGTTGTTGTTCGCGCTGGTGCAGGACCGTCGCCCGCAAGAGATTCTCGACACCGACATCCGCAAGGCATTTGCCGATCTCGGCCTGGAAAACCACATCTCGATGAACCGACGCAATGGCTTCTACGCCATGAGCGAGCGCATCCGGGCGGCGGCTCAGGCGGCTGCGGCAGGCTGA
- a CDS encoding tetratricopeptide repeat protein, protein MPTHPIRRIAGIACLALLPLTSFAAETPQALMDRGDFAGALAVLEDQLDANPQDAEARFSRGLVLVRLGRVDDAISAFADLTRDYPQLPEPYNNLAVLYAQQGDYEQARDALEAALATHPSYATAHENLGDIYAALAGAAYNRALQLDQNNQTIRNKLSLIGQLDGGAIASARPAPTPSRPGPAATSAAAATAPVAATTAPATTATPAPAEIDAGAVEAAVSAWATAWAGQDLDAYFAAYSRNRFTPEGGLTRAAWEDQRRDRISRPEDIGVEIDNLRVEATDSGARATFTQGYRSDNFSDTVTKVLDLIREGDGWKIVREFSR, encoded by the coding sequence GTGCCTACCCATCCCATTCGCCGCATTGCCGGCATCGCCTGCCTGGCCCTGTTGCCGCTGACGAGTTTTGCCGCCGAAACGCCCCAGGCCCTGATGGACCGCGGTGACTTCGCTGGCGCCCTGGCGGTTCTTGAGGACCAGCTGGACGCCAATCCGCAGGATGCCGAAGCGCGGTTCAGCCGCGGCCTGGTGCTGGTGCGCCTTGGCCGCGTCGACGACGCCATCAGCGCCTTCGCCGACCTCACCCGCGACTACCCGCAACTGCCGGAGCCCTACAACAACCTGGCCGTGCTCTATGCCCAGCAGGGCGACTACGAACAGGCCCGCGATGCGCTGGAGGCGGCACTGGCCACCCATCCCAGCTATGCCACGGCCCATGAGAACCTCGGCGACATCTACGCCGCGCTTGCCGGGGCTGCCTACAACCGGGCGCTGCAGCTGGACCAGAACAACCAGACCATCCGCAACAAGCTGTCGCTGATCGGCCAGCTCGACGGTGGCGCCATCGCCAGTGCGCGCCCGGCCCCCACCCCGAGCCGCCCCGGCCCGGCAGCGACGTCGGCAGCGGCCGCGACAGCGCCGGTCGCCGCGACGACGGCCCCCGCCACAACGGCGACACCGGCACCGGCCGAGATCGATGCCGGTGCGGTCGAAGCCGCCGTCTCGGCCTGGGCCACGGCCTGGGCCGGACAGGACCTCGATGCCTATTTCGCCGCCTACTCCCGCAACCGCTTCACCCCCGAAGGCGGTCTCACCCGCGCAGCCTGGGAAGACCAGCGCCGGGATCGGATCTCGCGGCCGGAGGACATCGGCGTCGAGATCGACAACCTGCGCGTTGAGGCGACCGACAGTGGCGCCCGTGCCACCTTCACCCAGGGCTACCGTTCCGACAACTTCTCCGACACGGTCACCAAGGTGCTGGACCTGATCCGTGAAGGCGATGGCTGGAAGATCGTGCGCGAGTTCAGTCGCTGA
- the rph gene encoding ribonuclease PH, whose product MTHRPSGRSADQLRQVSIERGFTRHAEGSVLVTFGETRVLCTASVEERGPAWKKDGGWVTAEYGMLPRATHTRGRREAAQGKQSGRTQEIQRLIGRSLRACVDLEALGSQTITLDCDVLQADGGTRCASITGAYVALVDAVAAARKKGKLKRDPILGQVAAVSVGVYRGEPVLDLDYLEDSDCECDMNVVMNDAGHFIEVQGTAEGHAFRREELDRLLDLAGAGIGRLVALQREALAGT is encoded by the coding sequence ATGACCCACCGCCCCAGCGGCCGCAGCGCCGACCAGCTTCGCCAGGTTTCAATCGAACGGGGCTTCACCCGCCATGCCGAAGGCTCGGTGCTGGTGACCTTCGGCGAGACCCGCGTGCTGTGTACGGCCAGCGTCGAAGAGCGGGGTCCGGCCTGGAAAAAGGATGGCGGCTGGGTCACTGCCGAGTACGGCATGCTGCCGCGCGCCACCCATACCCGTGGGCGCCGGGAGGCCGCCCAGGGCAAGCAAAGCGGACGCACCCAGGAGATTCAGCGGCTGATCGGCCGATCGCTGCGGGCCTGTGTCGATCTCGAAGCACTCGGCAGCCAGACCATCACCCTCGACTGCGACGTGCTGCAGGCCGATGGCGGCACCCGCTGTGCCAGCATCACCGGCGCCTATGTCGCCCTGGTGGATGCCGTGGCCGCAGCCCGCAAGAAGGGCAAGCTCAAGCGCGACCCCATTCTCGGTCAGGTGGCGGCGGTCAGCGTCGGCGTCTACCGCGGCGAGCCGGTGCTCGATCTCGACTATCTTGAAGACTCGGACTGCGAGTGCGACATGAATGTGGTGATGAACGACGCCGGGCATTTCATCGAAGTGCAGGGCACCGCCGAAGGCCATGCCTTCCGGCGTGAGGAGCTTGACCGCCTGCTGGACTTGGCCGGCGCCGGCATCGGTCGCCTGGTGGCGCTTCAGCGCGAGGCTCTGGCGGGCACATGA
- the lpxL gene encoding LpxL/LpxP family Kdo(2)-lipid IV(A) lauroyl/palmitoleoyl acyltransferase: MTTSPFRRAYFAPRFWPTWIGLGLLQLVVLLPLPWLRTFGRGLGWTLGHVMRERRTVVRVNLEKCLPELDAHARARLVNRHFAAVGAGIFETAFAWFASDQRILRLARLEGVEHLDAAQADGHGALMLTGHFTTLELGARVLATQRRFHAMYRRVNNPLIDHYMYRWREQRAGLPPLPKQDLKALVRALRQGRRVWYAPDQTLGSQTGLFLPMFGQPVHTITATARLAQMGRARVVPFFTRLERGRYVVEILPALADFPSGDDATDAGRINAVIEAAARRSVPEYFWVHKRFKARPPGMPDPYR; the protein is encoded by the coding sequence ATGACAACGTCGCCCTTCCGTCGTGCCTATTTCGCGCCCCGCTTCTGGCCGACCTGGATCGGCCTCGGCCTGCTGCAACTGGTGGTGCTGTTGCCACTTCCGTGGTTGCGGACCTTCGGCCGTGGCTTGGGCTGGACCCTGGGACATGTCATGCGGGAGCGCCGCACGGTGGTGCGGGTCAACCTCGAGAAGTGCCTCCCCGAACTCGATGCCCACGCCCGCGCCCGGCTGGTCAACCGCCATTTCGCCGCGGTCGGTGCCGGCATCTTCGAGACCGCGTTCGCCTGGTTTGCCAGTGATCAACGGATTCTCCGCCTGGCCCGGCTGGAAGGTGTCGAGCACCTTGATGCGGCGCAGGCGGACGGTCACGGGGCGCTGATGCTGACGGGGCACTTCACCACGCTCGAACTGGGCGCCCGCGTGCTCGCCACGCAACGGCGGTTTCATGCCATGTATCGGCGGGTCAACAACCCGCTGATCGACCACTACATGTATCGCTGGCGGGAACAGCGCGCCGGCCTGCCGCCGCTGCCGAAACAGGATCTGAAGGCGCTGGTCCGTGCCCTGCGGCAAGGCCGCCGCGTGTGGTACGCGCCTGACCAGACCCTGGGCAGCCAGACCGGCCTGTTCCTGCCGATGTTCGGCCAACCGGTCCACACCATCACCGCCACTGCGCGTCTGGCGCAGATGGGGCGGGCCCGGGTGGTGCCCTTCTTTACCCGCCTTGAACGGGGCCGCTATGTGGTCGAGATCCTGCCGGCGCTGGCGGACTTCCCCAGCGGCGACGACGCCACCGACGCTGGCCGCATCAACGCCGTGATCGAAGCGGCAGCGCGACGCTCGGTGCCGGAGTACTTCTGGGTCCACAAGCGGTTCAAGGCGCGCCCGCCGGGCATGCCGGACCCCTACCGCTGA
- a CDS encoding DUF6492 family protein — MTDALTAGYAAEDIVFVTPTWRGDYARFQLLRASMEAVGLGAVPHLAVVQTEDLDRFRGGAAGVTYRSTAEVLPTEVEQRRVRFLQRAPGRRSQTVLRSLYKRFGWFSDANYYGWHTQQLVKLGLARQLPNRVLITLDSDVIFTRPVPASVYARDGKVVLYERTQVLQRKLRRPGWYETACQLLDRPWSAAAGTSFQNYVTHPFVFDAGMLRRLLDHLERRYATDWWRALLAQPLGSWSEFMTYGVFVQQLQGGDGVFVEPGDQACRWLETAADRARARDFIREAFDDPAIRYLTIQADHHQRFTVEDYAPLIRSELSRRAAS, encoded by the coding sequence ATGACTGATGCCTTGACGGCGGGCTACGCCGCCGAGGACATCGTCTTCGTCACGCCGACCTGGCGCGGGGATTACGCACGCTTTCAGCTGTTGCGGGCGTCGATGGAGGCCGTTGGCCTGGGGGCCGTGCCCCATCTGGCGGTCGTGCAGACAGAGGATCTTGATCGGTTCCGCGGCGGGGCGGCAGGCGTCACCTACCGGTCGACGGCGGAGGTGCTGCCGACGGAAGTGGAGCAGCGCCGGGTCCGGTTTCTGCAGCGGGCCCCCGGGCGGCGCAGCCAGACCGTGCTGCGCAGTCTCTACAAGCGCTTCGGGTGGTTTTCCGATGCCAACTACTATGGCTGGCACACCCAGCAGCTGGTCAAGCTGGGCTTGGCGCGGCAGCTCCCCAACCGGGTGCTGATCACCCTGGATTCGGATGTCATTTTCACCCGCCCGGTGCCCGCCAGCGTCTATGCCCGCGATGGCAAGGTGGTGCTCTACGAACGCACCCAGGTGCTGCAACGAAAGCTGCGCCGCCCCGGCTGGTACGAGACGGCCTGCCAGCTGCTCGACCGGCCCTGGTCGGCGGCCGCGGGGACATCGTTCCAGAACTATGTCACCCATCCGTTCGTGTTTGATGCCGGCATGCTGCGCCGGCTGCTCGATCACCTGGAGCGGCGCTATGCCACCGACTGGTGGCGGGCCCTGCTGGCCCAGCCGCTGGGCAGCTGGTCGGAGTTCATGACCTATGGGGTGTTCGTCCAGCAGCTTCAGGGTGGCGACGGGGTGTTTGTCGAGCCGGGCGACCAGGCCTGCCGATGGCTGGAGACAGCGGCGGATCGCGCCCGCGCCCGCGACTTCATTCGCGAAGCCTTCGACGACCCGGCGATCCGCTATCTGACGATCCAGGCGGATCATCATCAGCGGTTCACGGTTGAGGATTACGCCCCCTTGATACGGTCAGAACTATCGCGTCGGGCGGCGTCGTAG